The DNA window TGGACTAAACATTTTAGATGCATTAAAATTAACGTCATGGGTTCATTTTAGATATCCTAAAAATCTAacatatgataaaattaagaattataatactttttttttagataacTTTTTAGATTCTATAAATTCTGATATTCCAACTAATATatggaatataaaaattaataaagaattaagtaaaatatcTATCATCAATTGTCTATATCCTGGTTACGTATTTTATCATATGCTTAATACCCCATTTTATGCTTCCATATATATAGGAAATGGAATATCAAATTATGATCTACCCTTTTTGCTAccttaatttaaaaaaaaattttaaataattataaatgtatttttgtttatacatacatacatacatacatacatacatacatacatacatacatacatacatacatacatacatacatacatacatacatacatacatacatacatacatacatacatacatatatatgtatatatatataaattgcCCTAATTAGTAATTGTTTTTGCTATTTAATAACAAACAGAATAGTTTATTTAAACCATCATTTAAAAAGGAGACACGATGGTCGTTTCACTATCCTTTTATGCAGAAGCACAACTGTTACtctaataatatacattttgtgTACGTTCGTCTATACAGGACGCATACATATGCTACATGCGTCTTTGTTCAACTGTTTAAatctaaaatttttgttttttccttttttgaaCCATTCAAAAAGTCAGATTTTATGTCTGTGCGCTTcctattactgttatttttatagtttttttatgttagcgcaaaaattgaaatacctaaatcttttaataatacaaaattggGCAGttcaaaaattgaaaaagggGCAAATGGGTGAATGGacaaatatacaaatgaacaaacgTACGGGTgtattttatcaaaaaaggGTTTCACCTACGCCATACATTTAGATGCtccaaataaaaaagataaaaaaaactgCAGTTTTACAGCGTGTTCCAAATTCATGAATCGCTATCACAGCAACACAGGTAAATAgtgttaataaaaacaatcaAACAAGTAAATGAAcgaaagaataaatatacgcatatacatatatatatatatatatacgtgcatTATTCATgacttttttatttgtaaattcaTTTTTGCAATTCTTTGCATGTTAACGTAATTACtatcttttcttcttttttttgaaaacttTATCACTCAATAAAAACTGATACCACAGAGTAggttttatatgttttattacgACGTAGTAATTCTTATACTAcgtcataaaaatatgttaaaaaaaaaaaaaaaaaaagatttaatatttattgttacCCCTTAGCCCTGCCTTTATTTtgtgttattttttaaatttaatatattcaaaaaaaaaattctacttgttattataatattagaTCATCaaatcaaataataattagtaGTTTCATAATATAAACCTAACATTCAAAACTATTCGAAATTCTTATTTGGATAAATTCTGAAAATCTGGGTAATTTTAAACTTTATCGAAACTTAATacatactattttttttatttttttcatcttgaatacataagaatttttaatataacggaaaaaaaaaaaaaaaaattcctgccttttgtaatatataattgatacatactaaaattaattagaaaattttttaccaTGTTTAAACTTTAAAAGCAAATgctatatacatttatgtacgggcatatgtatatatatatatgcatatatatgtatacttgttatatgtgtatacatatatatattcacagtattttatgtacttataagcgcaaatatttaaatgtatgcATAGAGTACATATCATTTATACACAATTCAAACTTTGCAGCATGCAAATACAAAACTaacccttttttttatttagtaaatttttttcttcatttttttgcaaatgtattaataaaaaaaaaaaaaaaaaaaatagaaaaaagaaggaaacgTAGTTATGAAATTGATATATTCTGGAAAATAAGTTAAATTTGCCTTGTATGGGTTTTATTCGATTTAAATGCTAAAAAAGagatttcatttttatgcttttgttttgtacatagattatatatatatatatatatatatatatatatatatatatgcttttatGTGTACAATTCACTGATACaatagatacatatatactgaAGTATTATGCGTTAATCCCCATATAACCGCTTGTGTATTTAATATACCCACGTaggtaaataataaaaggtatcttttttttttcgtaaatttattaacatgATGATATGGAAGTCCAATcagaaaattaaaagaacaCTTGAGTTTTTCGTTATCTTTTTGatttttataagaattataaattGTCAATTAATAAAACTAGATGGtcaaaaaattaacacaAACTATATTCTTTACGTTTTGAAgggcttatatatatttggaaAAGATGATGCGCCATATATTCTGTtaggggaaaaaaaggatatgaACGTAAAAGAAGCTCACGCCATTTTTGAGAACATAGGTATAAGTACAGTTGATAAtaaaaacacaaaatattttagttttGGAGCTGCAGAGAATAAAGATGGTGatagtaatataaataataaggaTGGAAGTGAATTAGGTGGAAACAAAAAAGACAATAAATCCAGCACAGGTATTAGTAATGGTGGTGGGGatggaaaaaaagataaagccaatgatgatgatgacgaaaaaaaagaaaaatttaaattgaaTTTGTATAAGGATAATCCTTATCTGCGAAAAAAGAAACAGTATAGATATTTAGATGATGACAAATCTTTTGGTACCgctgatttatttttagaattaGTTCTTATGAAAGAGACTgagtttaataaatattatttaccaAAAGATACAGATGTTTGTTGTCGTACGGATGGAAATGGTATGGATggaaatgatatatttacatgtccGGGTAAaggatatttaaaaagatatgTAGATGAGTCAAATATGTATTCATTGAAATTACcagtttattttataaaagataaaattcaCGATAGTAATTCTTACTTATCAGATAATGAAGTAAACCAGgaacaatttttaaataaaattaagaataaacatatgtacaaTATTAATCAGACAGATGTGtatgctttatttttatcaaattgtttagatagtaaaaaatttgaGTTAGAATTACATggaaatattcatatattaaataaatatggatATCTACCAGGAGATAAGGTAtctaaattaaatttatatgttttctGTATGATAGTTTattccatatatttatttaactggatatatttattagttaaAAATAAGCAGTTTGTTATCAAAATTCAAATTTGGATACTAGTTtgtatctttttatatttaatggaaaatttctttttatttctttattttctagtatataatttacatgcaaagattaataataatttattattcctATCGGTTTGTTCAAGTATTTTGAAGAATGTTTGTTCTtaccttttaattttattggGATCATTAGGTTGGGGCTTAGTTATTCCAACATTAGATAGAAAAACatttatcaaaataaaagttttattctttttttttataatatttgattttataaaacatttcTTAGATATGCATTTAACAGATTCAGAAATCAATACaatctatttctttttttgtattattccAGTAACTGTAATTTAttccataatatatttatgggTATTTACCTCAGctagtaaaattattattcaatTGAATGAAGATAAGCAATATGAAAAgttaaatatgtttaaaagatttttcaacgttttaatatttacacTTATATTTTCAGTTATTGCCTTTATTATTGATATCATTGTAATGGTATTTGTAGATAATACGATATGgaatttaaaatgttatcTCAGTGAAGGAATAATAAgctgtttatttttaattatcctAACAGCAATGGTTATGTTGTTTAAACCATCAGATAGACTTAAAAGAATTTCACATTTTACTGAAATAGGAGATATGGACGAAATGGAGGACTTTTCGCACTTCGAGCATTCCATAGAAGATATATCCTAGGAAAGGTTACGAAGGCACctataaaaaggaaacaaTGCAATGGCAGAAATGGACGGCAGAAATAGAAGTAAGAATTATAAAGTTTTAACTTGTGTATTGTTCTAGGGACACATACGTATAGAGCTTGTCAGTACTTATcaccttatatatatgtatatggacatatatataatgtattataatgtttttacGTGAACGCTGCTAGCTGCTTCTAACAAAAGAAACATTGAGCGGAGTAATGTACAACAAATTAGTGcgaagaatatatatatatatatatatatataaataattgttaGATGCCAAATTTTGgtagtatattttatatattcctgTCGGGcgaatttattcatttattcaagaataagaagaaaaaaaaaatgaattttttttttttttttaattaatttcatATTGTAATTTCGTTAtagattattatttattttttttttttttacttataaataatttattaatttgttttgataaaaaatataaagataaatatatcaaccatatatatatgtttatgaatgtatatatgaataatcacgtatgtatacatttgcTACACGGGGACACGAGTAAATCtgttatttgttatattatattttgaaatacaAGTCAATGAAACGTGGCTCTTAGAAAATACCTAAATAAATTTGCGTAtcacataatacatatatatatatatatatatatatatatatatatatatatatatatatatgtatatatatatgtatgtatgaacaTACTTTTGCATGTTAAGGCACTTGTACAAACATCGTGTTGTTCAattactttaaaaataagttatatttttttctattttttacattaaaattttttttattttattatttgttatcttgtatttttgttttttcctttttttttttaaaacataaatttccattttatttttatcgtTTATAATGCTAGCAAGCTTAATCtgaattttttatgtgtttatttattaacaaaCTATTTTAATcgattaatattttttatttaaaattatgctgtaaatattttaaaatttatacttCAAGAGCCTGaagtacaatttttttttgtaaaagcTACCCACAAATTAATAATCAGCGCTGTAGCGATATCATTACTTCTGCAATATCATCACCACTTCAATATTGTAACACTTATGTTAATATAGTTACTGCCTAActgttatttttgttattatgtatttctaatattattatcgtTGCTATaatgttcatttgttcattattGTATATTGTTATGTTCGCTTGGGTCATATATcgataaaacaaaattctCCTTGGTGCGTATAATTTACTAGTTTTTAAAGTTTGAAATGATGTAActaggaaaataaaaattgaactTCACTGAAAAGAGTATATAATTTtgcttttatattaacaacGCATAATGggtatctatctatatatatatacatatatgcaatatatgcaatatatataagtgtatacacatgtatacatatatgcagtatatataagtgtatacacatgtatacatatatgcagtatatataagtgtatacacatgtatacatatatgcagtatatataagtgtatacacatgtatacatatatgcagtatatataagtgtatacacatgtatacatatatgcatcaagtatatataagtgtatacacatgtatacatatatgcagtatatataagtgtatacacatgtatacatatatgcagtATATATAAGggtatacacatgtatacatatatgcaataTATATAGGTGTATACACTTGTATACACATGtgcagtatatatatgtgaatgcTTATGTGTTGAGGATGCATGcgcaaaattaaaataacatgGTAGTTCCCAATGACATATATCAGACATGTTAactatgtattatgtatataaaaactttaattttattaaatatagtattatgcatttataacattttagcaacaaaatatagcaaaaatgTCAAAAGAGTCAAAAAAGTATACATTAATACAGTACACACTGCTGCTTACAAATTGGGGTGCTccaatttaataaaaaaaaaaagaatgcaTAACCCCATAAGAcgtaataaaaaacatagtaataaaagtaaaagtgtcgaatataatgaatacggtatgaatataaaatttttaaaaataaatgaaaacaaagtgatagaaaatttaaaaaaaagatgtatGGAAACAAACATAAATGACgtaatgatattaaaaaatttaatagacacaaaaaataaactcGAAGTAGTAAGAAATGATCTCAGAAATAAACGAAAATTATTATCAgataatgttaaaaatttgaTATTTTCTCAAAAAGACACAACAATTAAAAAGGTAATACAAAGGGAATTTTCGTGTAATCctaagaaggaaaaaaagtcAGAATCGTCCTTAAATAAtgacaattttaataatagtCAAAATGACATTTTCGACAATTCCAATGTGATGGAACAAAACGAACAAATACGAACTCGTCACTCAGAATTAAGTagtgatgaaaaaaatgaacatttacaaaatgttaatatacagaaaaaaatagagaagGTTAAAAACGAGATGAACGAAATCAACAATAGTATTGATCTAAGTGAAGCAAagatattaaatttaaaattgcaaatagatgaatattttaataaactaCCAAACATCTTATTGAGTAAAGTCCCTGAGGGTAGAACGGCCAACGATAATAAAATAGTCAagacatataaaataaaaaatatcgaaattaataaagctaatacttttttagaatctcatgaaaatattataaaaagatatgATAACAATAGTATCTTTTcaaatatatctaataaaatAGGATTTGGGTACAATATACTCGTAAATAATATAGCAAAATTGGAAAGAGCTCTAATAcattttatgataaataCTCATGTAAATAAGTTTATGTATACTTATGTAAAAACTCCAGTAATTGTATCCAAAAGTGCATTAATAAATACAGGTCAATTACCAAGGTttgaaaatgatatatttaaaattaatagcaattataaaattataaatgagGAAGCCTATTTAATACCAACAAGTGAAGTCTccttattaaatttatttaaaaattcgtTAGTAGATTATGAGAAGCTACCTATTAAATTAGTTAGTCATTCATCCTGTTTtagaatagaaaaaaattttgcttACGGTAAAACAACCAAAGGATTATTACGTGaacatatttttgaaaaagtaGAATTAATAGCTATTACTGATAGAAAAACATCtccttattattataaagatttaattaaacactgtgaatatattttaaagaaattaaaaataccaTACAGATTGGTACTACTAAATTCCAGTGAAACACCATTCTCTTCATCAGTATGTTACGATATAGAGGCATGGTTACCTAGTCAGAAAAGATTCATTGAAGTATCTTCTTGCTCCAACTGTTTAGATTTTCAGTCAAGgaa is part of the Plasmodium malariae genome assembly, chromosome: 14 genome and encodes:
- the SR10 gene encoding serpentine receptor, putative; its protein translation is MMIWKSNQKIKRTLEFFVIFLIFIRIINCQLIKLDGQKINTNYILYVLKGLYIFGKDDAPYILLGEKKDMNVKEAHAIFENIGISTVDNKNTKYFSFGAAENKDGDSNINNKDGSELGGNKKDNKSSTGISNGGGDGKKDKANDDDDEKKEKFKLNLYKDNPYLRKKKQYRYLDDDKSFGTADLFLELVLMKETEFNKYYLPKDTDVCCRTDGNGMDGNDIFTCPGKGYLKRYVDESNMYSLKLPVYFIKDKIHDSNSYLSDNEVNQEQFLNKIKNKHMYNINQTDVYALFLSNCLDSKKFELELHGNIHILNKYGYLPGDKVSKLNLYVFCMIVYSIYLFNWIYLLVKNKQFVIKIQIWILVCIFLYLMENFFLFLYFLVYNLHAKINNNLLFLSVCSSILKNVCSYLLILLGSLGWGLVIPTLDRKTFIKIKVLFFFFIIFDFIKHFLDMHLTDSEINTIYFFFCIIPVTVIYSIIYLWVFTSASKIIIQLNEDKQYEKLNMFKRFFNVLIFTLIFSVIAFIIDIIVMVFVDNTIWNLKCYLSEGIISCLFLIILTAMVMLFKPSDRLKRISHFTEIGDMDEMEDFSHFEHSIEDIS
- the PmUG01_14050800 gene encoding serine--tRNA ligase, putative, which translates into the protein MYIKTLILLNIVLCIYNILATKYSKNVKRVKKVYINTVHTAAYKLGCSNLIKKKRMHNPIRRNKKHSNKSKSVEYNEYGMNIKFLKINENKVIENLKKRCMETNINDVMILKNLIDTKNKLEVVRNDLRNKRKLLSDNVKNLIFSQKDTTIKKVIQREFSCNPKKEKKSESSLNNDNFNNSQNDIFDNSNVMEQNEQIRTRHSELSSDEKNEHLQNVNIQKKIEKVKNEMNEINNSIDLSEAKILNLKLQIDEYFNKLPNILLSKVPEGRTANDNKIVKTYKIKNIEINKANTFLESHENIIKRYDNNSIFSNISNKIGFGYNILVNNIAKLERALIHFMINTHVNKFMYTYVKTPVIVSKSALINTGQLPRFENDIFKINSNYKIINEEAYLIPTSEVSLLNLFKNSLVDYEKLPIKLVSHSSCFRIEKNFAYGKTTKGLLREHIFEKVELIAITDRKTSPYYYKDLIKHCEYILKKLKIPYRLVLLNSSETPFSSSVCYDIEAWLPSQKRFIEVSSCSNCLDFQSRKLHLKYKKGNKNFYCHTINGSGLAVGRVLAIILEQYQIQRNSKNEQNQLIIPKPLQRYMNAATINL